The following nucleotide sequence is from Trichormus variabilis 0441.
GTCTAAAAAACATTTACATTAAACTAAATAAAGAATCTTGCCTAAAAATTGTTAAGCAATATATTGAGGGTATTGGTTGGCATGATTTGCAATATATCTGTTTTTTGGATATTCAAAATAGCAATGTTTATATTCATATTATTTTTAATCGGGTTACACCAGAGGGTCAACTCATTGAGCTTAAATGTCTAGGGGCAACTTGGCAGCAATATGAGGTCTTACGTCAATCTTGTTGTCGGATTTTAGAAAACCCTATTAATAATAAATATTTGCAAAGAAAATTCTGCAACTGTTGTCCATAAACAACAGTACAACATGAGGCACAGTCTACAAATAATTAACAAAAAATATGTTTGATGAACGACATTTGCAACTCACTTCTGCTTACGACAGAGCAAGTCAGCATTTTATTAGAGCTTTCATCTATCCTCTAGGTGAGTTTATTTATAAATCCATTGAAGAAGCTATTGATTTAAAATGCCGCATCGAAATAGGGGAAGAAACTTATTTCTTAACTCCTGATGAGGATGGTGGTTGGAAATGGTCAAAAGGTGAACAGGAAATAACTAATGAAGAAATAGAACAAATAGAAGGAACCCTAGAATACTTATTACCTAGACTTTTACCCGGTAGTCATGATTCAACACCACCCAATTTTCCTCCTCCCCCTGATTTACCTCCAGTTTTACCTAACCCAAATATTCCTCCAAGTCTTCCCCCTTCTGGTGAACTTGTTGATTTCTTAGCCATACAAATTGAAAGCAATAATACTCTAGAATATCAATACTTACAAAGCCAAGAAGAAATATTCTTAACTCCGCCAAACTGGAGTAATGATTATGTCATAAATGATGTTATTGAAATTCAGGATGTATCAATAACATCATCTACAGAGATTGTGGATGATTCCTCTATTTTAGACGATGCCAACCCTGATAAAGACTATGAGCAGAGTCAAGTGATTAATTCTCATGAAATTGCTGATGAGCATTTAACAGTAGAGTTGATTAGCAACAACACAATTCCAATCAAGAGTGAAAATCTTCGCCCAGAACATATTGATCCACAACATTGGCACGAACTCGTAGTAGACAGTGCGATCGCTCCTGAGATTGCACAGATGAACTTTCAAAGTCTTCACTTTAGCCAGACAAACGGTTCACACGAAGCTTGGGAGCGGTTAATGATCAGCGAAAACCTACCACGCACAAATACAGGTAGGCTCTCTGGTGAGATATTGAAAACATATTCCTATCTAGATTTGACAGACGGCTGGTGGTGTAATGCAGGAGTAGATCCGCGTACTTTTGAGGGCTTAAATCCTGGTGAGACTGCCCACCATAAAGAATGGGGATGCTATAAGCCAAATCAGCCAAGACCAAAAAGAGAGCGTGACGGGCAGATAATTGAGGGGAAATTCATTAAATATGAACATCCGCCTAAAACTCAATTGAGTATTTTTTTGTTAGATGTCCCAGACAAGATTGCTCAAAATATTTACTCCTTGGCTGGAGTAAACCCCAGCGATAGCGATCGCACTTCTGGATTTTGGTATTGCGTATGGAAACATAACATTTCTATCACCATTACTGAGGGTGCAAAGAAAGCGGCTAGTCTCTTAAGCCAAGGTCATGCTGCCATCGGGCTACCGGGAATTTCTGCCGGATACCGCACACCTAAAAATGAATGGGGTCAAAAAATGGGTGATTCCTATTTAGCACCAGAGTTAGCTGTTTTCGCTACTAAGAGCAGGGAAATCAAAATCTGCTTTGACTATGAAACTAAACCAGAAACTAAACTCAATATCGACAGGGATATTTGGAAAACAGGAAGTTTGTTACAAGAATTGGGTTGTGTAGTGAAAGTAGTAACCTTGCTAGGGCCAGATAAGGGTGTAGATGATTTTTTAGTCTCACAAGGAACAGAAGCTTTTGAAAAGTTATCTGCTATGGCAATATCTCTAGAGCAATGGAATAAAAATAAATTTGATAATTTACGTTGCACTCTCAAGCTTAAAGATGGCACAGTCAGAACAATTTCTGAACCAGGAGACTCTACTTTGACAACAAATGTCACCCTTGATGAATCAGAACAAAACATTGGTGTATTTAAAAAAAATCGGGCTAAATCACTTATTAACCCTAGTTCACAAATCATACATATAAAAGTTACTGATGCAGAAATTATTGATGTTGAGGTTATTTCTTCCAGACAAAATCAACCACTTGAAGGAGCAACTTTACAAAACACAAGTGGTACTTCTTGGGCTAAAAAGGAAAATGTTACGCTTTATGAGCCTAACTTCTTTAGAAAGCGTCTTGAAGCTAGTGAGAATAAACAAATAGCTTCTGCTGCTTATACTTTGTTAAAAAAATATGGTGTTGATACTAAAGATAAACAACAGCAGACTATTGGCAAAATTTACCATGCTGATGCTTTTGTAATTAAGAATCATGGCGGCGACAAATACAGTATCCATCGTCGTCATGATCATGTAGAGTTAATGACTTTTCAAGCTGATAAATGGGGACACGTAGGCAATATTCAACTTTCTTACACCCAAATCAAGAATGCACTTAAAACTCAGCCAAAAAAACAAATCAACATTCTGCCGATTGAAAGGCAAGAGTTTTTGTTAGTGGCTGATGTCATTAAAGCAGGCAAAGAATTACCATCTGTCGATTGTGACCCCCGCAAAATTGCCTCAACTCTTTCTTCGCTATCTCCTCAAGGTACACATAATATTTTAGAAAGTTTTAAAGAAAAAGAGGTGTTACAAATCCTGACCCAAACTATCACTAGTTTTGGACAAGATGACTTAACTTTGGGCAATTACCGCATTCTTTTTGAGCAAAGCACTGGCACTACATCGACTCTACAACTATTCAAAACCGAACACAATGGTATTACTAGGGAAGCCGTAAGATTTGAATTTGAGCGTACTGAAGCTGGGATAACTCACCAAGTCAAAGCTTTAGCTATTACTGAAGCTGATTTAGAAAAATTAAGACTTCTAGCTCAAAAACTGCATATTAATTATCAAGCTTTGTTTGGCAATCCTAATAACACTCGTGACATCGAATTGCCCCTTCATCCCGAAATTGCCCTTAATTTAGACTCCGGGCAATCACCTTCAAAGTATAGAGAGTCTGATGATCAAAGACAACAGAGTACTGTATCACAATCAACTACACCAATACTTAAAGCCACAAAACCATCACAATCTACACAACAGCAGAATTATTCTTTTAATTTAGATAACGTTGTGCTACCACTGCATCCAGTTTTGAAACAATACTGGGAACAGTTAGAACTTGATGGTTCTGGCAATAAGTTCGTAGAACAAGGGCATTTAGAATTTCAAACTAAAATTCAGCAAACTGGAACATTAACCGTTGGTGAACAGCGTGAACTTTATCAACAGATTCAAAATCAAGCCTGGAACCAGATTAACCGCAATGGGCGTACTGATATTGTACTGCCAGCATTGGCTGTGATTGTGAATGATTTGCGCTCGCTCTCGCTTCAACAATCACAACCAAACATTTCTTCTGACCCAGCCTGTGATACACCAATGCCTCTCCACAGAGATATCGCTGCTCATTGGGAGAATTTAGAAACCAATAACACTTGGTTTAGTGTTGCCAATCAGTACAACAATCCTTTACGGAATAAATTAGAAAAAACTGGTAAGCTGACTATTGGGGAACAACGTGAACTTTACCAGAAAATTCTCCTTCAAAGTCAAGTTGAGCAGCATAAAAAAGGCAAAACTGATATTTTTCTTCCTCCTTTAAGTGATATTGTTCAAGACTTGATTGATGCTCGTAGTCAGATAATTGACCACACTTATACGCCCAAAGTTGAAGTACATTCTCCTCAGAAATCTCACACTTCACAACAATCTACTAATTCACAAGAATTAGAATTGTAATCAACATCTGCCAAATACACCTGAATATGCAGTCTAATTTAGTATCCGAAACCATCACTACCATCAACCGCGATAGTGGACTTTCTCAAAACCAAATGGCCTATAGGCTGGCATTGATGATGGAGAGATACCCACCTTCATCAATACAGTCAACCCCTGCGCTAGATCCGACAGAGCGCTCTAATATTATGGCTGAGATGAAAAATACTCTATCTCTATCCCACAATGCCCGAAGTAATGAAGATTATCGGCAAAGTCTTAAGGAGAAATACCTGAAAGAGTACGCTCAGAAATTTGGCTTAAATAAACCTGAACAAATACCTAATATGGACAACTCAACCAGGGTGAAAAATTTAATAGCCGAGAAGAAAAAGACTTTCTTACAAGAGATATTACAGTCTAAAGAACGCAAGTTACCTTTAGTTAACAATCAAACATTTACACCAAAGGATAACGAAAATCATGAGGAGGCTAAAAAATCTCTCATTCCTGCATTGATGAACATCCTCGTAACCAAAGGACAAGACACCGTTGGCGGTCGCATTTATGAGGGTATCTCTTATCGACTAAATCTCATGATGAGAGAGGGGATGCAACGTCTCGTGATTTGGCGCAAAAGTGATAATCAATCTGCTTTTAGTGCCTATAAAGTTGATGCTAAGGAAGAATATAAAATTTTACACAATAATCTTTCACCAGAAGAAACACAAAAGCTGATCAATTTTGATATGAGAGTGCAACAGCAACAGCAACAGTTACCTTCGCCGCCACAGCAACAACAAAACGACCGCTCTCCTGACGGCCCAGAATTAGAATGAACTAGTGAAAATAACCAACGAACAACCCCAGAAAATACACAGTTACTAAAACGTACCGCTTCGTTACACGCTCGAATTGTGACCAGGGTGAAATAATGACAGCTAATACTATATAAAATAATGCTTGTAAAAAATCGTTGTGGCTCAATTTAATGATTGCTGCTATCATCAAAGCCACAAAAATCAAAAACTCCACCACTGATTCAATTCTGTCCCACAGTTTGACATCATATAGGTAACGCATCTTGCACCTTCTGCGATTTGGGCAACATCCTACCATCAAGTCCATATATCCCGTCATCCTTGTAAGGAAATATTATGGTGAATTTAGTTCCTTGCCCTACAGTCGAATTTACCTTGATGTCCAACCCATGAGCGTAAGCCACAGACAGAGCAATGTACAATCCCAGTCCCATGCCTACTCGATTGGATGAATTAGGCGATTGCCACAATGGTAAGAAGATATTTGAGATTTGTTCGGCAGCAATTCCTATCCCAGTATCTTCAATCTCGATAATTAAATCATCGCATTGATGGAGAAGTCTTAAAAAGATTTCTCCACGACTAGTGTACTTGATGGCGTTGGTGAGAATATTGCAAATCATCCTATCAATACTTACTCCGTCAGCCCTGACTTGAGTTCCATGCTTATATAATGTTTGAGTTTCATAGTGCAGTTTCAACGAATGATACTGTGCTATAGGATTGAACAAACAGTAAGTTTTCTGTAAAAAAGCTAACATATCAAACTGAGTTACCGTCATTGGATTAACTTCAAAAAAAGTAGTCTTTCTAGATTGAATTAAACTCACTACTCGTTCATTGAGTTCTTGTAGACTTATCAAAAAAGGTCTAATTTCTTCTAAAGACTGTCCATAAGCACCAGCAATCATCTGATTCAGCACTATTGATGCTCCTTGATGATTGTTTGACACATCGTGCAGTAGAGCTAATAAATCCAGTTGCTTGCTTAGATGTTCTTGTTGCATATATGCTTCCCCAGACAGATTGTTATTTTTGTGACTTTTATGATTGCTGATTTTATTGTTAAATTTTAGAATATTTTTATTTTAGTCTGGAAAAACTTTTTATACAATCATATTTTAGGGTTAATACTTTCACTTCACTTCCCAAAACATATTCTGCTAACTCACTAGTTTTACTTTATGTCTCTATATATATAAAGTCAAAGATTTAACATCAGAAACTGTGTTATAAATATTGGATACCTACAGCTAAAGTAATGAAAGAGCTATATGATTCGAGTAGTATTTATTGAGGATAATGATATCATCAGGCTCGGAATAACTACCGCTATTAATCAACAACCAGATATAGAAATGGTAGGGGTTGGTCATACAGGAAATGAAGGGGTGGAATTAGTTAAAAGTTTAAGCCCTGATGTTGCTTTAGTAGACATTGGGCTGCCTGATATTTCTGGAATCGAGGTCATTAAACAAATCAAGAAATCTAAAAGCAACACTAAAGTTGTTGTCATTTCTTGCAACTCTTGTCAAGAGGTTATCACTGCTGCTATCAGTAGTGGTGCTGATTCTTATATTCTCAAGAAAAATAATACTTCTTTGATTGTGGAGGCAATCAAGTCCACTTACAATAACAAAAGCTTATTCGATTCCGAAATTATTCAAAGAGGGTTACTCAAGATTTTCCCGACACAGAAAGCTAAAGGCA
It contains:
- a CDS encoding relaxase/mobilization nuclease domain-containing protein, with translation MNIEELKIDNFELIQTLSQENILADGSLIDISLPLLQIIQEFKNLSQTRPRLRSLGIYTIISLKNIYIKLNKESCLKIVKQYIEGIGWHDLQYICFLDIQNSNVYIHIIFNRVTPEGQLIELKCLGATWQQYEVLRQSCCRILENPINNKYLQRKFCNCCP
- a CDS encoding DUF3854 domain-containing protein is translated as MFDERHLQLTSAYDRASQHFIRAFIYPLGEFIYKSIEEAIDLKCRIEIGEETYFLTPDEDGGWKWSKGEQEITNEEIEQIEGTLEYLLPRLLPGSHDSTPPNFPPPPDLPPVLPNPNIPPSLPPSGELVDFLAIQIESNNTLEYQYLQSQEEIFLTPPNWSNDYVINDVIEIQDVSITSSTEIVDDSSILDDANPDKDYEQSQVINSHEIADEHLTVELISNNTIPIKSENLRPEHIDPQHWHELVVDSAIAPEIAQMNFQSLHFSQTNGSHEAWERLMISENLPRTNTGRLSGEILKTYSYLDLTDGWWCNAGVDPRTFEGLNPGETAHHKEWGCYKPNQPRPKRERDGQIIEGKFIKYEHPPKTQLSIFLLDVPDKIAQNIYSLAGVNPSDSDRTSGFWYCVWKHNISITITEGAKKAASLLSQGHAAIGLPGISAGYRTPKNEWGQKMGDSYLAPELAVFATKSREIKICFDYETKPETKLNIDRDIWKTGSLLQELGCVVKVVTLLGPDKGVDDFLVSQGTEAFEKLSAMAISLEQWNKNKFDNLRCTLKLKDGTVRTISEPGDSTLTTNVTLDESEQNIGVFKKNRAKSLINPSSQIIHIKVTDAEIIDVEVISSRQNQPLEGATLQNTSGTSWAKKENVTLYEPNFFRKRLEASENKQIASAAYTLLKKYGVDTKDKQQQTIGKIYHADAFVIKNHGGDKYSIHRRHDHVELMTFQADKWGHVGNIQLSYTQIKNALKTQPKKQINILPIERQEFLLVADVIKAGKELPSVDCDPRKIASTLSSLSPQGTHNILESFKEKEVLQILTQTITSFGQDDLTLGNYRILFEQSTGTTSTLQLFKTEHNGITREAVRFEFERTEAGITHQVKALAITEADLEKLRLLAQKLHINYQALFGNPNNTRDIELPLHPEIALNLDSGQSPSKYRESDDQRQQSTVSQSTTPILKATKPSQSTQQQNYSFNLDNVVLPLHPVLKQYWEQLELDGSGNKFVEQGHLEFQTKIQQTGTLTVGEQRELYQQIQNQAWNQINRNGRTDIVLPALAVIVNDLRSLSLQQSQPNISSDPACDTPMPLHRDIAAHWENLETNNTWFSVANQYNNPLRNKLEKTGKLTIGEQRELYQKILLQSQVEQHKKGKTDIFLPPLSDIVQDLIDARSQIIDHTYTPKVEVHSPQKSHTSQQSTNSQELEL
- a CDS encoding sensor histidine kinase → MQQEHLSKQLDLLALLHDVSNNHQGASIVLNQMIAGAYGQSLEEIRPFLISLQELNERVVSLIQSRKTTFFEVNPMTVTQFDMLAFLQKTYCLFNPIAQYHSLKLHYETQTLYKHGTQVRADGVSIDRMICNILTNAIKYTSRGEIFLRLLHQCDDLIIEIEDTGIGIAAEQISNIFLPLWQSPNSSNRVGMGLGLYIALSVAYAHGLDIKVNSTVGQGTKFTIIFPYKDDGIYGLDGRMLPKSQKVQDALPI
- a CDS encoding response regulator transcription factor, with product MIRVVFIEDNDIIRLGITTAINQQPDIEMVGVGHTGNEGVELVKSLSPDVALVDIGLPDISGIEVIKQIKKSKSNTKVVVISCNSCQEVITAAISSGADSYILKKNNTSLIVEAIKSTYNNKSLFDSEIIQRGLLKIFPTQKAKGKIFDDHLTQREISVLALIAAGFSNKQIGEKLFIGENTVKNHARNIYSKLGVDSRINAILKGSELGYISNTATQVI